CCCCGTCGGACTTCGGCCGGATCGCGGCGAGCACCGCCCGCCAGGTCATCCAGCAGCGGCTGCGGGACGCCGAGAACGACGTGACCTTCGGCGAGTACGCGCGCCGCGAGGGCGATGTCGTCGCCGGTGTGGTGCAGCAGGGCAAGGACCCGAAGAACGTCCTCGTCAAGCTGGACGACAAGCTGGAGGCCATCCTTCCGGTGCAGGAGCAGGTGCCGGGCGAGGAGTACACGCACGGTCTGCGGCTGCGCACGTACGTCGTCCGGGTGGCGAAGGGTGTCCGCGGTCCGTCCGTCACCCTCTCGCGCACGCACCCCAACCTGGTGAAGAAGCTCTTCGCCCTGGAGGTGCCGGAGATCGCCGACGGCTCGGTCGAGATCGCGGCGATCGCCCGCGAGGCCGGTCACCGCACCAAGATCGCCGTCCGTTCCACCCGTTCGGGCCTGAACCCCAAGGGCGCCTGCATCGGCCCGATGGGCAGCCGCGTCCGCAACGTGATGGCCGAGCTGCTCGGCGAGAAGATCGACATCGTCGACTGGTCGGACGACCCGGCCGAGATGGTGGCGAACGCGCTCTCGCCGGCGCGGGTCTCCAAGGTCGAGATCGTCGACCTCGCCGCCCGCTCCGCCCGGGTGACGGTGCCGGACTACCAGCTGTCGCTCGCGATCGGCAAGGAGGGCCAGAACGCCCGCCTCGCCGCGCGTCTGACCGGCTGGCGGATCGACATCCGTCCGGACACGGAGCCGGCCGGTCCGCAGGACTGAGACCGTTTTTGGCCAACAGCTGTTCGATTTTTGCCCCAAACGGGTGAGGTCGGTACGGGGAGGTAGACTTAATCGTGTCTGGCCGGACGCATGCCTGCGCGTGCCCTGAGCGAACCTGTGTGGGATGCCGGGAGCGAGCGGCCAAGAGCGATCTGCTGCGGATCGTGGTGAACAAGGACGAGTGCGTTCCTGATCATCGCGGTACGCTGCCCGGCCGGGGTGCGTACCTGCACCCCGCCGTGGTCTGTCTCGACCTGGCGGTCCGTCGCCGGGCCTTTCCGAGGGCCTTCAAGGTCCAGGGACCGCTCGACACGGAGGCACTCCGTCACCACGTCGAGCAGGCGGCACCGCAGTGAACAAGAAGTACGGCACGGAACACCGTGCGGTCAGGTACCTCGCGAGTTGGAAGTAGGTCGAGATTGCGATGAGCACTCGATGAGTACGCGATGAGTACGCCCATGAAGTAGCGACGGTCCGGCGGTAACCGGACCTATAAAGGAGCGAAGTGGCTAAGGTCCGGGTATACGAACTCGCCAAGGAGTTCGGTGTGGAGAGCAAGGTCGTCATGGCCAAGCTCCAAGAACTCGGTGAATTCGTCCGTTCGGCGTCCTCGACGATCGAGGCGCCGGTCGTGCGCAAGTTGACTGACGCTTTGCAGGGTCCCGGTGGCAACGCCGGCAAGACCGCTGCCAAGCCCGGCGCGCCCCGCAAGGCGACGCCTTCCCCCGCGGCGCCGTCTCCGGCCGCCGCGGCACGTCCCGCTGCTCCGAAGCCCGGCGCCCCGGCCCCCAAGCCGGCCCCCGCCGCGCCTGCGGCGCCCGCGCCGGTCACTCCGGCCGCGCCCGCGAGCAGCACCCCCTCTCCGGCTCCGGCCGCTCCGGGCCCCCGCCCGGGCCCGAAGCCCGCGCCCAAGCCGGTCACGCCGGCTCCGGCCGCCCCGGAGTTCACCGCGCCCCCGTCGGCTCCCGCCGCCGGTCCGCGTTCCGGTGGCGCCACCCCGGGTCCCCGTCCCACCGGCGAGCGTCCCGCCCGCCCGGGTCAGGGTGCCCCCCGCCCGCAGGGCCAGGGTGCTCCGCGCCCCGGCGGCCAGCAGGCCCCCCGTCCGGGCGGTGCCCGTCCGGCCGGTCCCCGTCCGGGCAACAACCCCTTCACTTCGGGTGGCTCCACCGGCATGGCGCGCCCGCAGGCGCCCCGTCCGGGTGGCGGCGCTCCCCGTCCCGGCGGCCCCGGTGCCGTTCCGGGCGCCCCGCGTCCGCAGGGTGGCCCCGGTGGCGCCCCGCGTCCGCAGGGTCAGGGCGGTGCCCGTCCGACCCCCGGTGGCATGCCTCGCCCGCAGGCTCCCCGTCCGGGCGGCGCGCCCGGCGGTAACCGTCCGAACCCGGGCATGATGCCGCAGCGTCCCGCTGCCGGCCCGCGTCCCGGCCCCGGCGGTCGTGGCCCCGGTGGCCCCGGCGGTCGTCCGGGCGGTCCCGGCGGCGGCGGTCGTCCCGGCTTCGCCGGTCGTCCGGCCGGTCCCGGCGGTGGCGGCGGCGGCTTCGCCGGTCGTCCCGGTGGTCCCGGTGGCGGCGGCGGTCGTCCGGGTGGTCCCGGCGGCGGTGGCGGCGGCTTCGGCGGTCGTCCCGGTGGCTTCGGCGGCCGTCCCGGCGGTCCGGGTGGCCGTGGTGGCACGCAGGGCGCCTTCGGTCGTCCCGGCGGTCCCGCGCGTCGTGGTCGCAAGTCGAAGCGTCAGAGGCGCCAGGAGTACGAGGCCATGCAGGCCCCGTCCGTGGGCGGCGTGATGCTGCCTCGCGGCAACGGCGAAGCCATTCGCCTGTCGCGCGGTGCGTCCCTCACCGACTTCGCGGAGAAGATCGGCGCCAACCCGGCGTCGCTCGTCGCGGTCATGATGAACCTCGGCGAGATGGTCACGGCCACGCAGTCCGTCTCCGACGAGACGCTGCAGCTCCTCGGCGACGAGATGAACTACCAGGTTCAGATCGTCTCGCCGGAGGAGGAGGACCGTGAGCTGCTCGAGTCCTTCGACATCGAGTTCGGCGAGGACGAGGGCGGCGAAGAGGCCCTGGTCTCCCGTCCGCCGGTCGTGACCGTCATGGGTCACGTCGACCACGGTAAGACCCGACTCCTCGACGCGATCCGCAAGACCAACGTGGTCGCGGGCGAGGCCGGTGGCATCACCCAGCACATCGGTGCCTACCAGGTCTCCACCCAGGTCAACGACGAAGAGCGTCGTATCACCTTCATCGACACCCCGGGTCACGAGGCGTTCACCGCCATGCGTGCCCGTGGTGCGAAGTCGACCGACATCGCGATCCTCGTGGTCGCGGCCAACGACGGCGTCATGCCGCAGACGATCGAGGCGCTCAACCACGCCAAGGCCGCCGGCGTCCCGATCGTCGTCGCGGTCAACAAGATCGACGTCGAGGGTGCCGACCCGGTCAAGGTCCGCGGTCAGCTGACCGAGTTCGGTCTGGTGGCCGAGGAGTACGGCGGCGACACGATGTTCGTCGACATCTCCGCCAAGCAGGGTCTGCACATCGACTCCCTGCTGGAGGCCGTCGTCCTCACCGCCGACGCCTCGCTCGACCTTCGGGCCAACCCGAACCAGGACGCGCAGGGTATTGCGATCGAGTCCCACCTCGACCGCGGTCGCGGTGCCGTCTCGACCGTCCTGGTCCAGCGCGGAACGCTGCGCATCGGCGACACGATGGTCGTCGGCGACGCGTACGGCCGCGTCCGGGCGATGCTCGACGACAAGGGCAACAACGTCGAGGAGGCGACCCCGTCGACTCCCGTCCTCGTCCTGGGTCTCACCAACGTCCCGGGTGCCGGCGACAACTTCCTCGTCGTCGACGAGGACCGCACGGCCCGCCAGATCGCCGAGAAGCGCGCTGCGCGTGAGCGCAACGCCGCCTTCGCCAAGCGCGTCCGCCGGGTGTCCCTCGAGGACCTCGACAAGGTGCTCAAGGCCGGTCTCGTCCAGGAACTCAACCTCATCATCAAGGGCGACGCGTCCGGTGCGGTCGAGGCCCTCGAGTCCTCGCTGCTCCAGCTCGACGTCGGCGAAGAGGTCGACATCCGCGTCCTGCACCGCGGTGTGGGTGCGGTCACCGAGTCGGACATCGACCTGGCCATGGGCTCCGACGCCATCGTCATCGGCTACAACGTCCGTGCGGCCGGCCGTGCCGCGCAGATGGCGGAGCGCGAGGGCGTCGACGTCCGGTACTACTCGGTCATCTACCAGGCGATCGAGGAGATCGAGGCGGCGCTCAAGGGCCTCCTCAAGCCGGAGTACGAAGAGGTCGAGCTCGGTACGGCGGAGATCCGCGAGGTCTTCCGCTCGTCCAAGCTGGGCAACATCGCCGGTGTCCTCATCCGCTCGGGCGAGGTCAAGCGCAACACCAAGGCGCGCCTCATCCGCGACGGCAAGGTCATCGCGGAGAACCTCAACATCGAGGGTCTGCGCCGCTTCAAGGACGACGTCACCGAGATCCGCGAGGGCTTCGAGGGTGGTATCAACCTCGGAAACTTCAACGACATCAAGATCGACGACGTCATCGCGACGTACGAGATGCGCGAGAAGCCGCGCGCGTAACGCGT
The DNA window shown above is from Streptomyces vietnamensis and carries:
- the nusA gene encoding transcription termination factor NusA — encoded protein: MDIDVKLLKGLAQEKEISFEMLVEAIESALLIAYHRTPDARRHARVELNRATGHVTVWAKEDPSDLEEGQEPKDFDDTPSDFGRIAASTARQVIQQRLRDAENDVTFGEYARREGDVVAGVVQQGKDPKNVLVKLDDKLEAILPVQEQVPGEEYTHGLRLRTYVVRVAKGVRGPSVTLSRTHPNLVKKLFALEVPEIADGSVEIAAIAREAGHRTKIAVRSTRSGLNPKGACIGPMGSRVRNVMAELLGEKIDIVDWSDDPAEMVANALSPARVSKVEIVDLAARSARVTVPDYQLSLAIGKEGQNARLAARLTGWRIDIRPDTEPAGPQD
- a CDS encoding YlxR family protein translates to MSGRTHACACPERTCVGCRERAAKSDLLRIVVNKDECVPDHRGTLPGRGAYLHPAVVCLDLAVRRRAFPRAFKVQGPLDTEALRHHVEQAAPQ
- the infB gene encoding translation initiation factor IF-2, with the translated sequence MAKVRVYELAKEFGVESKVVMAKLQELGEFVRSASSTIEAPVVRKLTDALQGPGGNAGKTAAKPGAPRKATPSPAAPSPAAAARPAAPKPGAPAPKPAPAAPAAPAPVTPAAPASSTPSPAPAAPGPRPGPKPAPKPVTPAPAAPEFTAPPSAPAAGPRSGGATPGPRPTGERPARPGQGAPRPQGQGAPRPGGQQAPRPGGARPAGPRPGNNPFTSGGSTGMARPQAPRPGGGAPRPGGPGAVPGAPRPQGGPGGAPRPQGQGGARPTPGGMPRPQAPRPGGAPGGNRPNPGMMPQRPAAGPRPGPGGRGPGGPGGRPGGPGGGGRPGFAGRPAGPGGGGGGFAGRPGGPGGGGGRPGGPGGGGGGFGGRPGGFGGRPGGPGGRGGTQGAFGRPGGPARRGRKSKRQRRQEYEAMQAPSVGGVMLPRGNGEAIRLSRGASLTDFAEKIGANPASLVAVMMNLGEMVTATQSVSDETLQLLGDEMNYQVQIVSPEEEDRELLESFDIEFGEDEGGEEALVSRPPVVTVMGHVDHGKTRLLDAIRKTNVVAGEAGGITQHIGAYQVSTQVNDEERRITFIDTPGHEAFTAMRARGAKSTDIAILVVAANDGVMPQTIEALNHAKAAGVPIVVAVNKIDVEGADPVKVRGQLTEFGLVAEEYGGDTMFVDISAKQGLHIDSLLEAVVLTADASLDLRANPNQDAQGIAIESHLDRGRGAVSTVLVQRGTLRIGDTMVVGDAYGRVRAMLDDKGNNVEEATPSTPVLVLGLTNVPGAGDNFLVVDEDRTARQIAEKRAARERNAAFAKRVRRVSLEDLDKVLKAGLVQELNLIIKGDASGAVEALESSLLQLDVGEEVDIRVLHRGVGAVTESDIDLAMGSDAIVIGYNVRAAGRAAQMAEREGVDVRYYSVIYQAIEEIEAALKGLLKPEYEEVELGTAEIREVFRSSKLGNIAGVLIRSGEVKRNTKARLIRDGKVIAENLNIEGLRRFKDDVTEIREGFEGGINLGNFNDIKIDDVIATYEMREKPRA